A region from the Ciconia boyciana chromosome 1, ASM3463844v1, whole genome shotgun sequence genome encodes:
- the DNAL4 gene encoding dynein axonemal light chain 4: protein MADTGEGKKEEADYKRLHSFPLIRHTDMPEEMRVEAMELCVTACEKYATNNESAAKMIKEMMDKKFGSSWHVVIGEGFGFEITHEVKNLLYMFFGGSLAVCVWKCS, encoded by the exons ATGGCAGACAccggggaggggaaaaaggaggaggcTGATTATAAAAGACTTCACAGCTTTCCACTGATTAGG CACACAGACATGCCGGAGGAGATGCGTGTAGAGGCCATGGAGCTGTGTGTCACGGCCTGTGAGAAATACGCCACCAACAATGAG AGCGCTGCCAAGATGATCAAAGAGATGATGGACAAGAAATTTGGGTCCTCCTGGCACGTGGTGATTGGGGAAGGTTTTGGCTTTGAGATCACTCACGAGGTGAAGAATCTGCTGTACATGTTCTTTGGTGGCAGCCTGGCCGTGTGTGTCTGGAAGTGCTCCTGA